A window of the Miscanthus floridulus cultivar M001 chromosome 14, ASM1932011v1, whole genome shotgun sequence genome harbors these coding sequences:
- the LOC136503691 gene encoding putrescine hydroxycinnamoyltransferase 1-like, whose product MSFQVTFFKRGGVCLGTAIHYTVCDGRAADDFMKMWAAIAKGDSEATTSLQPCLDRTLLRVTAGIEALKGAAGASASKKVSTCSAVMAHVWQCSCKAKGIIGTADSRIYGVACLRSRMCPPLPRCLLRQRHRPYIDDAAVARMSDEHIWSLVDYLELAMNDAPGLHLGQWAVPDTDLLVVSWIGLPPIDVDFGWGRASFVGRAILNQSSFLYLVPSPDGDGQLNVTVSMEPHALSRFKALFYKGLKHYSLVSQKHVAQDARVLKHAKL is encoded by the exons ATGTCGTTCCAG GTGACGTTCTTCAAGCGTGGTGGGGTGTGCCTCGGCACAGCAATCCACTACACGGTGTGTGACGGCCGCGCGGCTGACGACTTCATGAAGATGTGGGCTGCCATTGCAAAGGGTGACAGCGAGGCGACCACATCGTTGCAGCCATGCCTCGACCGCACGCTGCTCCGCGTCACCGCCGGCA TCGAGGCGCTCAAAGGCGCTGCCGGCGCCAGCGCCAGCAAGAAGGTCTCCACTTGCAGCGCTGTGATGGCGCATGTGTGGCAGTGCTCATGCAAGGCAAAAGGCATAATTGGAACGGCAGACTCACGGATTTATGGGGTGGCTTGCCTGCGCTCGCGCATGTGTCCCCCGCTCCCCAGGTGTCTACTTCGGCAACGCCATCGCCCTTACATCGACGACGCTGCAGTTGCTCGGATGAGCGACGAGCACATATGGTCGCTGGTAGACTACTTGGAGCTCGCCATGAACGACGCACCGGGACTGCACCTGGGGCAGTGGGCCGTCCCAGACACTGACTTGCTTGTCGTGAGCTGGATTGGGTTGCCCCCGATCGACGTGGACTTCGGCTGGGGCCGGGCATCATTCGTCGGCCGGGCCATCCTCAACCAGAGCAGCTTCCTGTACCTTGTGCCTAGCCCAGACGGCGATGGCCAACTCAATGTCACCGTTTCTATGGAACCACATGCACTGTCCAGGTTCAAGGCGCTGTTCTACAAGGGCCTCAAGCATTACTCCCTGGTGTCACAAAAACATGTTGCTCAAGATGCGCGTGTGCTCAAACACGCAAAACTTTAA